The nucleotide window TACAAAGTGTGCCAACAACAGAGAATGTAGTTATTTGTATTAGATCTGATCTGATCGAGAgtacaattataatttgattagacAAGCAGCTTCTTAGAACGTGGATATGTTGTACGAGTTGTAGAAGACCAAGAGCACAAAACATTACcgacataaatacaaaaaaaaagaaaaaaaaaaagactaatttcGCAGATTCAACCGCTGTCTTGCAGCCTACCTGTTAATGCGACAGCTTTCGTGAACTGTCGTGTTCACAAGCGCCGCAGACACATACTGTGAGTGATGCTGCGGAGTGCGGAGCGAGCGGGAAAACCTGGAGCGGATTCGCGGAATCAACGGAAGGCTTTGAGCGGAGCGGTGGGGAAAAGGGGCACCTCAGTCGATGAGGGCAGAGGGGCAGTGGCTCTGGCCACCGGGCCACCcccctgtgcacggccctgactCTTTAGTAGGCATGTAAGTGCATGAGAAAAGCAGACAGCGTTCACATAGTCTCAAGGTTGAGTGTTTTGACATATAACTTGCGTCTCTGCATCAGTTCATTAACTTACTGCTATAACTTAGCCTTTTGGAGATGAAGTTCATATGATCACAGGTAAATGtctttgttttatcttttaactTTTCCTTTCTTTGAAACGCATATCCCCAAAAGTAATatcagtaaaataatcatgagTGATTATCAGTGGTCTTGAGTCATGCAATGACATTACCAAAGGACATACAGAGGACAGCAAAGATGGCAGCTGATTGGACTGAGCAAGTGGTgaccatttttttctctcttgctgGTCATGTCCAAGAACCTAATAGCCAACTGGGCTGTCCAGTGAACAAACGGCCGTAAATTTCTACGGGAACCATCAGGCTAGACACGTTCTATCTTGTTAAATCAATCCTTGCAGTTTGGAGGGCGTTGAGCGAATTTTTTGGCGATAAAGAAGAAGAGATGTATCTTCAGAAAATTAATTAACAAGATTCACATAGGCTAGTGATTTCAGTGCCATGAATAATCAAGAAACCAGGGTTGCTTGCATTTCACATGCGCGCTCTTAAAAATGCACACGTTTCAAATTCACTCACTCTTGCGTTGTTCACAGGTGTGAAGTTGCCACGCGGCACGCGCCCACCTGAATTATAAAGAGGTGTGAGCACACGTTTCCTTGCGACCCCCTAATGATTCACACCCATATGCTATAACTTTGAGTCCTTGAGCAAAACacacatattatttataaaagtgcAGTCACAAGACTGACACTATGAAAATACAATTGTTCCTTTTATTACGCATAGAGTGCAAACACTTGCCCTGTTCTTTTCTCgattttaaaatccttttaaATAAGGCGCGTTTGAATCTTTAACATTACCAATAATCCTATCAAGGGTCATTTAAACATAAACAATAAAACCACTGTGACATAAGCTTTATTTGTTGTTGAGTTACTGTTTCAAGCTGCTTTACATATTTGGCACATGTCGGCTTATTAGgaatgtgaaatataaagtatGCTAAATAGCCTAAATTTCGAACCAAGCTGATGCACAGCTAGACGCACATATAATGCAACAGTGGAAATAAGAATTTGAAAAGTAAAAGAAAGTAGCTCATGTCTGTCCAGCGGCGCGTGAGCTATTGATATTCACGTCTACTGTCAGCATGACACTTATTTTCTCATGCACACACGTGCCTACGGAAGTCTAGGTGTCAGTGAGCGTGCTCCATCAGACCTTTTGATCTAAGGCTGCCCTTAATGTCTCAGTGCAGATTAAATGTTAGCTAACTACAGTCAACTGCACAAAcgtaattggaaaaaaaataagtaggcctatttcaaataaatatgtaagGCCAACACACTAGATAGCCCTAATGCGAACACGTTTTAATGACCTCGATCTAATGTTTTAAACTTCTGTCCGTCTCTAATATTAAATGTACACAAATATATGAgctttaatattataatgactttcAATATTATACCctatatatttttactgtttagTTCTTAGGTTTTTAGCTGTGAACAAATAGTGCATTAAAGCACTGCCCCTCTATGATTGGTCTGTGACAGAGAGTGGGCGTGGCTTGTCAACCACGCGCCGAAGGCTTATAAATACGTGCGCTCAGCTTCAGCATGGCATCTCACACTTGTCAGTGCGCGTTGAAGATAGTTCTTTTCCAGCATACTTTATAGAAGACAACTTGGACCTTTAAAGGATTGTATCATCTCTACTACTGTTTGGAGTAAACGTGGAATGAAAATCCTCAGAGATACTCAGACCATTAAAATGGACAGAAAggtaaatatatatctttttctgTGCATTCTAACAAACAGAGGTCACACTCAGCAGACTGGcatgtgtattttaatataaccTGACCTGTCCACTGACATTGGTCTTTTTTGTTTCCTGCAGCTGTTAAAACCTCAGGtagaaagacaaagaagagaaagGATGAATCGGAGTCTGGAGAGCCTGAGAACACTGCTTCTGCAAGGCCCTGAGcataatgtaataataacataCTTTTTAATTTCTCAGCATAATGTCATCTTTTAGTTATAGATCTATGTTCCCAGCTAAGATTGATTTTCTAAATCCTCCTCTCATATTTTTGCAGAGTCCCACTCAAAGGAGAATAGAGAAAGCAGAGATCCTGGAATACACCGTCCTGTTTTTGCAAAACTCTGTCGCTCAGGCCAAGAAAGCAATAGATGTAAAAGGAGGAGAAAAGTGTCAGTTTATGGACGGCTTTTCATCGTGTCTTCAGAACGCGGCCCGCTTCCTGTCAGATGAAGGTAAGGCCCGTGGACAGGGTGGTTCAGTAACTGCTATACTGTGTCAGCGTCTGAGCCAGCCATGTGTGTCATCCACCATCCGAGTGCCTGTCAGAATCCAGAACTCATCCAGAAAGCAGGTTCCAGATTCAAATGCACAGCATCATCTGCAGCAGAACTCTGTCTGCAAACAAGGACTTCCAACAGCTTGCAgaaatgttttgccacatctgAACAGGATTCCATTCAGAAGCACAGACTCCAACACACTGCACACAGCTCCACCATCCTCTCAACACCAGACACCAGTCAGCCAGGCAGTCTGGAGGCCTTGGCCTTGAGACACATTTACAGAGAAATGGACTCAATATACTGGGCTTGTGTAATCATTAAACATGGTTCATCTCTTTTAAATTATAGGCCGCAGAGAGAcatgtttatttccaaaaatgttgtttaatgattttatcaTTTGACATCACATTGGAATtgtaaaatgtgtaaatagtGTATGATAAattatgcaatatattttttacacagattttttttggtctttttttttttctttttttgcatgatATGTACTGGGTGTATGATCATTTGTAATACATAGCCGATGTATGTATTCTTctattttgcacatttatttattcatgacatTCCCTTTTTATAGTTGTATATTTGGGGGATTGAAACATACATTCcatcattaaaatttaaaaatgaaatattcttgtgtatttgtttattattatgcctacttttaaatctctctctctctctctctctctctatatatatatatatatatatatatatatgtatgtatatatatacttatatatctTAATCTATGATTTCATTAAGATTTAAGATCAAACATTTAACATCGCTTTCAGCACGCGCCGAACATTCACAGTCTACTTTGATCATCAAACCCTTTGAAATGCGCGCGACCAAATGTGAGGCGCAAGTGTTAGTTTTTGAGGCGCCAAATCGCCGGCACACTTCCACACGACTTCTGTTCTGACACCTCCGGCTTCCTCTGCTCATATGTCTGCTCatgctaataaataaaaagtgcgaAAAGGCGCCACGTGCCTTGGCACCTTGGAGACATCCTCCTAAACAAAGATAGTGACATGCCTATGAAGAGTGAGTGACCAACGGCTGTGGTTAACTTTTGACTCTGTTTGCTACATTATGTCTCAGATCCCAGTGTGTCCATTTGatatataatcaataaaaaaaattatttagtgaGAACACTTCTTGTGAGCGCATGCAAAGGGAAGTCTAGGATTAAATATCTACTGTTTGGACACTGTGCAACTTCAAAATCGATTCTCCTTCGCTGTTTTTTGAACTCTTGGGAAAGACTGCTAGACATCAGAGATATGCTAATGAAGACAAAAGGTTAAACTGTTACCTGGTTTAACACATCGTTTCCCGCAATTCTTTTTGCAAGTGTCAAGAACACATGCCTCAACGACTGGCACGCGCATTTCCATCCCTTTGAATCAGAGAAGCGTGAATTTCTTTACGCAATAAACTGTAATGCGCCAGGGAATGAAGGTCAGATGTCTTTCCCACACTTTCAGGTTGTTAATAATTCACAAAAAAtagaaacaattaaaaataaataaataaataaaaagtggaaGTGGAATGGTGAGTCCTAGTGTTGTTGGTTGTTATAATGTTTCACACTGTCCACAAGTTTGATTATTGTTTAGACTAAGAATTGTGTAAATAtactaaagctaaaaaaaattatattgatgtCGAAGAATTTAAATATGTTGCCTGCTCAATGTTGTTTTTGCTAATTCGCAAGGATTTCTTAATCTCAAAATTTATTATGAATCGCTGTAATCCTTATTTGTAAATCGTTTGGAATAAAAGAGTCTACTTAGTGAATAAATTTAGGCCAAATGTAAAACAGGCACCTTCAGAAATGTAAGCATCTTCATAGAAATCATCTTTGTGTATCTACTGGCATTGCAAACCATTAACTGGTTAGTtattatctttttctttcttttgttaacaaataaatacctataaatacatataatattattaGAGATTAATATTAGAGATTaataatattgtgttttattctAGAAGAAGGTAACAAAAGGTGTAATCCTAATGTAAACAGTTTAGGATTGGGGTTAAATGTATGACTTGCTTTATCAATATGAGTataaactataaagataatgTTTAAACTAACTCCAGTGACTGAAATATATACAAACTGatacaattacataaaaaaagaagctgATAAATAACAACAGAAATGGTTAGCATGTACACAAAAGTAAAACAGAGAGGtcttagaaaaaaaatgaaataaatcaataacaacaaattaaaaggaataatattttgtatttggatGTACTCTTCTTTAGTAGCACTGTTATAGCAAGTCCCTTTATTTATGACCAAAATATGTCAGTTGTTCCAAATAATATGAGGTGGATTGTTTACATTTCCATATACATACTCCTTAAAAACCATATTAGGAATCCAAAATCATACTGCTTTTGCACACACATTTAAACCTCTCTCTGCATTTAGGAAATATTTTTGTAGCCTATTCGATACATTTTCCACATGAATTTAAAGCATATCTACATGTGCTAAATTCAACATACAGATATGTAGATATGTTGCAGGATAAACAGAGTGAGAAATTTCATCTAGGGTATAGCCaaaagtttaaaatcattttagCACTGTGTAATCTGGGATGCACATTTTGAATGATTGATACCTCAAAACAATGCATGTGTTATAGTTAACTGAGTAACGTGTTCCCACCATCATCAATACCAGAGCAATACACGACTTAAGAATACAATAATCTTGCAGCCAAATAATAGAAAGGGGGATATGGGACATTCATATTTAATACCTAATAGTTTCAATACCAAGTCATGATGAGATATGAACTGGCAAGAGCTACATGGCACTTTTCACATTTCATTGTAGAAAGTTTTAGTTTCCTGTTGTAACTGTGTGACATCTGTATCAGAATAATCTAAATAATGTGAAAGTTATTTGATAGACTACTCACACAAAGTTAGGGATATTTGACTTTCAGGTGAAAATTCAGACTGCTCTTTAGAGATGTCAAAGAGAATTCTATGCATCAGCCACTGTTGTCTGTTGTTACAGTCTGGGCAGGTCTGTCTAGTCAATACAGAACTGCCCTTGTGACAAGTCAAAACTAACTGAATAACATTATTAATCCAATCATTGTGCCTCTACAGGCCTGATTTCATCTTCATAGACAACAATGCCCCAGCTCATAAAGGTTGCATCATCAGGGAATGGCTGCTGGAGGCTGGGGTACTTCAAATTGAGAGGCCTGCACATTCTCCAGACCTGAATCCCAAAGAAAACCTATGGGATCAGTTGAGTCGTCGTGTAGCTGTTTGACACAGAAGGCCTCTGATCAGAAAGCAGGACCACCCATGAGGCTACAGgtggtcacacacacacgcacatgaatTTCAGGTAAACGCCTGCACAGctgccttttcactctctctttaACAATGACATCAGTGAGAAGCATGTGAACTTTGTCTGAATGCTTTTGTTCACTTTGTGACTGATGATGTGCTGCATAGCAGTACGCTAGTGTTACACAGAGGATCTTAAATGAACACCCATTCAGCACCAAATATGGTCAATTTTGTATTTGGTTGGTAATTTTGCAAGCACCAGCAGTGTCATAATTTCATTACGGACTGTATACTTAATATACCTGTAGtaataaacatttgaacaatgACAATAGAACAAAGTGCACTGCGATGTACTAAGTGCTTGTGCTTTTTCATGTCAGAGAGATGCTTTCTTCAGcttgtaaattattttactattataatCTTTATTATGTTctgtttgttttacattataaactataaactattgCTCACATCTTAACAGTGAGCAAGCTgtcattaaaagaaagaaatgttgtaATAATTATGTGTATGAGTAAATTATGTGTTATGggaaaacattttattgtaattttttttcatggttcACGTTAAGGATgaatttatttcacaaaattacagttaaattgtagtattatgaaatattattacaatgaaaactctatttcaattaattttttgatCATTTATTCCTGCTGCATTTCTAGAAGCCATTACTCtggtcttcattgtcacatgatccttcattcaTTTCTTACTATcaaagtatttttgtggaaactgtgataaaacTGTGATCAGAATTTAAAGAATCTAAATTTATAGAATCTAAAAGATTGAATACATCAGTCCTTTCAAAATTTAAGACCACTTACAAATTTCCAGCACAGCTTTCTCAAAC belongs to Carassius auratus strain Wakin unplaced genomic scaffold, ASM336829v1 scaf_tig00215316, whole genome shotgun sequence and includes:
- the her7 gene encoding hairy and enhancer of split related-7 translates to MKILRDTQTIKMDRKLLKPQVERQRRERMNRSLESLRTLLLQGPEHNSPTQRRIEKAEILEYTVLFLQNSVAQAKKAIDVKGGEKCQFMDGFSSCLQNAARFLSDEGKARGQGGSVTAILCQRLSQPCVSSTIRVPVRIQNSSRKQVPDSNAQHHLQQNSVCKQGLPTACRNVLPHLNRIPFRSTDSNTLHTAPPSSQHQTPVSQAVWRPWP